The Corvus moneduloides isolate bCorMon1 chromosome 4, bCorMon1.pri, whole genome shotgun sequence genomic interval CAAGGAACCGTCCACTCTGCCTCTGGTTCTTGGTGCCTTCTTTTTCTCAATGGCTCTGCTACTCTTTTCTGCCAGCATGTTAGAGACAAAACTGAGTGTGTAACACTGGGAGTTTTGATGCAGCATATAAGCTGGTCAGTGCCCCAGAGTTTATGAGAAGGGACAGAACATCTTGACAGTACAACAGAGCTGTTAAGTCACAAGGAAAACAAGGTTATTTTATGTTGTTTCTATTTCAGCCTGGGCAAAGCTAGATTACAGCAAGTCTTGACAACCCTCCTTGTTCAAGCACAGGTCTTTGCTTTAATTAACAAATAAGctagggaaaaaattaaaactcttaATTTGTTGACTAAGGATGAGTCTatgtctttgtttctctctttactGCTCTCCTAttattctgtgtatttattCTATTAAATAGTTTACATTTAGACTGAAGAATGGATACTGAGGATCTTAGTCCCATGTTCCTGTTTGGAAGACTACCATAACAGAAAAAGCTATGTCCTATGCTAATACCTAACTACAGGAATTCAGCAAGCAGCCTCTAAACTGCTAATCTGAATTTAATCCAGCTATACTTTCGAGCAGCACCACAAAGGCAAAGCAGGGGTATTCATCCTCACTGTTACATGTGCATTTATCTGAGTATTAGCTGGGAAATTATGTAAGTTGCTATATAAGAGCACAGTTTCCTGAATCCATACATACAAAGATTGGGAAATTGTTGTgcaatttgatttattttattgagtAATCATCTGATATCTACAATAGTGAatgggaagtaaaaaaaaaaaaaaaaaaaaggaaaaccaaccccctcaaaaacaaacaaaaaatccacatCTTATTTCCCCATATTTTGGGAAACAGGCTAAAGAAAACATTCTACACTGTAGAAGACAGCTGTAACTGCTGATATCCATGTTTTGACATTGGAACTGCAAGTCTGAAGCGTACAGTTCGAAAGCCTCAACCAAAAGAGGCTTAATAGCAATAGCATGGATACATAACCACTGTGAAGATGTTAACATGTTAAGGATTCTGGGATACCAATCTGGTATTGTCAGCAGTATACTGGGTTCCTGTGAAAGATGTTGCATTTCTTCTTAAGGTCAGCTTTCAGAGAACTTTGAAAAACAATATTGTAGACTGATTACTTACAGTACTCCTTTGcttgcagaaaagcaggagaataGTTCAATAAAAACTGAATACATGATCACTTTTCTAACTGGATTTGATTAGTTGCATAACTTTAGCAAGATTATCACAGTGTGATCTAGTTAAGCTTTTAGGATTATATGAACACCAGCACCAAATTAATCTTGGAATCAGACAACTGAGATACTTGTGAACTCTCACACATCTCTGACCACTTACGCAGTCTCTGCCGGTCCCACTGCTTCAGTAAGCATTTGATAGTGCAGCATTTTATTGACAAAGCAACACAATCTGGACAGATTCCTGGCTTCTCTCTCCTTGCAAGAATAGCATGCCACCTTGTTGAACCCCCAAGGGTGCACACTGGGATTATTTTACATAAAGTCTCCCTTTGtagcatctgaaaaaaaaaaccttccccCCATAACTGCCACTGTTTTGATAGTGAATTCCATGCCGAGTTGTACAACTGGTTACTCAGTTCTTTGCCTGATTTTAAGAATTGCATTCAAAAGTTACTCTGTGTTAGAGGcatttagaaaatatatttataccTGGTATTGGTATTCTTTCAAGTACTTTTTCAGTCTTGTTGGTAATGGCAGCTCCCAAATCTGATTTGTGCTCTTGTTTATAGCTATCCTGCAGCGGTGTTGCAGAGATGGAGCAGACGTATAGAGGGGTTTGTTCAAGTAAAGATGAACTGTTCCATTTGAAGGTGTTTCAGTTCTGTCCTTGCACATAAGAACATAGTACTCAATCAAATGGACAACACTGTTGAACTGTTTAAGTCTAGATCTGACACAAGTGATAGAGTCCAGTCTAAACTTGCCATCTTGATATTCTATACGTAGGTTGGTCGGTCCCGCTGATGTTTTTACTGATATAGTTAGTAGATACTCTGAATGTGAACTATCCCTAACCAAAAAGGTCCCTTCGGGGGCATCCTGTAATCTTTCTTTGGCTTCAGCAACAGTCATGTTGCCCCAGTACCAGCCTGTTAAAAGATGAGAGAAAGAAGGGATTTGTTTATTCctgtttgtttaaaaagctgctttctggCTGTTATACTTCTAGTCACccatttcttttgttgtttgaaAGCTAAAGTCCTGCAGGCGCagtaaatttttatttgctatttaaaatCATTCGTTTTACTATGCGTCTCGTTTTGACAGAGCCCTCCAGCTCACTTTTTATTGTCGTATCTATGCATAGACATGCACAAACTTTCCCGCAGCGTACTGCGGGGACGACACCGGAGCCGCCGGCCCAGCGGGCCGCCCCTGAAGTAGCAGGGACGCGTCCCGCGGCTTCCCGCTGCTCTCCCGCCGGGGCCAGCGCTGCGTCCGCAGGGCACAGGCTGGCAGCCCGCAGAACGCCCGCTTTGGGTAACTCTGAGTAGGCTGCTGTTGAAATGGGTTTTGTCTAGCGATCGAAAGCAGAGGGGTAAGAAAACAACTTCGGCGAGGTGGCTGCGGTCCTAGCTCGGCTGCGATGAAGACAAAAAGCCCTTCCCTCCGCCGGCAGCCAAGCCCCCCGTcctgcggggccgggcgagCCGCCGCCACGCCGGCGAGGGGAGCGCAAGTACGCGGGGCCGAGGGGATGCGacgccgcggccgccccggccggcggcagcgcccggcccTCGCCCGGCCGCAGATCCTGGGCTGCCGCCGGGACGCCGCGCTGCCAGCGCTTTCGCTTCGGCCGCCGCAGTCCGCGGAAGGTCGGAGTCGTCGCCGCCCCTCTCCGCCGCGACAACGCGACCCCGCAGTGCCGGGCGGCGATGGCTAAGCGTCGCATCACCGCCCGGTTCCCCCTCTCAGCCCCGTGGGGATCCTCGCCgctctcctctgcctccccccGAAcagcgccgccgccccgggcgCTTTCCCCTTCCCGGCGGCCCCGGCTTACCTGCCCGCCGCAGCTCCTCCATAGCCGCGGCCAGCTGCTCCGCCTCACGGGACTCCTCAGCAAcgggcgccgccgccccggggtGCCCCCAGCGCTCCCCGGAGCTCTCCGCGCTCTCCAGGGACTCGGCGGAGCGCAGGGTCatgggcggcggcggcggcgggcgcggccccgCTCGCACGCAGGTCGGGGGCTGCCGGCAGGAGAGGGCTCCGCTTCGCTGCCGCGGGGTTCAGCGCCGCGCCGGGCGCATCGTCCCGGCCCCCATCCCGGGCGCCGCCTGCGAGCGGAGAGAGCGTGGTTAGCGGCGAGCCCCGCGAGAGGCGCTCCCGACGCAGAGCGTGTTTCTGGCGATCCCGCTTCGGAACTTCCCagcatccagaggagggacCCGAGGCGAGAGATCACCTCCCGGCGGAGCGGGGGAGGGACATCTCCTCCTCCCCGCCGCCCAGCCTGTCCGCGGCTCCTCTCCGCCGAGGACTcggcggaggcggcggcccGAGAAGGTGGTCTCTCTTTTTTGCAAAGGCGAACCCGCTGACCCGCTCCCTCGGCTGGGGCAGGCGAGCCCGTCCGGCAGCTCTGTGActtttggggagggaggaggtcGTGGGAGAGAGCCGAGCACGTAAAGGTATGAGATAGGAGGGGTAACCagcagagcggggcagaggTCCCAGCCCCGGTGCTGCCCGGATTGCACGCTGCGGTGCCTGTGAACGATAAGGTAACGCCTTTCAGTAAGGTCATCCGTGAAGTCGTGCCTCTAGGAACGGGAGCCCGGCCTGGGCCGTGCTCCCGGGCTGGGAGACCTCCTTTCGGGCAGCGGCGTACCCGAGGAGCTGCGGGGCGGGTGTGCCGGCAGTGCCGGCTCCAAGGGCTCGCCAGCTGCTTGGGAACGGAAGGGGCAGCGCGGTGGAGGACGCGATATAATTAGCGCGGGGCAGGAAATATGCTTTTCCCGCTCCATTAAATGCTGATAttagggaaacaaaaaaatctttcctcttgGCTGAAGCGAACGGGAGGGACAAAAAGAGCCTCTTCTCTCCTGGGAGCACCGTCACATCAGGAGCGACACAAAGCCGGGCAATACCAGCGAAGGGGAACCTAGCCGGCTTGGCGAGCAGCGGGAACGGGGCTCACCCCGCCGGTGCTTGCGAACGGGGCAGTCTCTGCCTCCGAGTGCGCAGCAGCCGCCAGGTGAGGGCTTATGCTGAGGTGGTTCCTCCCGTAACAAGTTCCTCGGCGGAGCTCAGAAACTTTTCCAAATTAAACTGTAGTGGCAACTGATAGGGTGTTCTGACGGGTTTCTATCCCACCATATGCAGGCACACACCCGGGAAGACCCCAGCAAAGCCCATCCCCTCCTTCTCCCGCACAGAAGCTCCCGCCGCCGGGTCGGGGACTGGGCGCAGGTGCGCCTGTCACCGGAGAGGTTGCGGGTGCGGGGCCGACGAACGCAGGTGGGAGCAGCCGTGCCAGCGGTGTCCGGGCGCGACCCCTTGTGAAAGGGAGGCTCCGGGAGCGCCTAGCCGCGAAGCGCCGCCGCCCACGGGAGTTCGGTGGGGACGGAAGACTTGCGAGGCGGTGGCGGCTGGCTGCAGCCGGGCGTCCCCGGGCCGAGGCGAGGACCGCCGGAGCAGCCTGCCGCCGGCTGCGGGGGAGCCTCCATCCCGCCGGTCGGCAGCGCCGTACCGGGAGCGGGGCGGCAGGCTGCCGGCTCCCGAAGGGCGGCAGGGCACCGAACGAAGCGGGGCGACGACAAGGGGACTCACCCGGGGTCGGCGGgacggggctggggctgccgctGTCGCCGCCTGGAGGTAGGGCGGTCAGGTTGTTCTGGCTCCCGGCAGCGTCGGGGGGCCGGGGGGACCCAGCACCCGCCGCCGTGGAGAAGTGTCGAGGCTCTGCTGGGGCGGACAGAGGCTGCCGGAGGAAGATGGTGCTCCTGGGGAAACAACACCCTCCGCTCCCCCCCCTCTCCCCGGCGCGGGCGGTCTGCTCGGCTTTGATTGCGAGGCGAGGGCATCCtgcccccgccgctcccccctCCCGGGATGGTTACATACAAAGGCTGCTTTCCAGGAACTTTCCAGGAACCGCATCATGTGACAGGACCCGCTCCGGCGCCTCCGCCGCGATCGCGGCCAGCCGGGGCCGACGCACCGAGCCGCCGCCCCTGTCACGCCGGGGCAGCGGTCGCCGAACGCtgccccgcggcccccccgccTCCTCCTCCGGCCGCGGAGCCGCGGGCGACGCGCAGGTCAGTGCCCGGGGCGGCAGAGGGAccgggccggcggggccgtACGCGCCGCCCGCGGGGCACGGCGCGATCCCCGAGGGAACCGGGCGAGCGCGAGAGCGCAGCCCCGGTGCCGGGGGCGGCGAGGTGAGGGGTGCCCGGCCTGCCCGGCGCCAGCAGCCGCGGGCACCTgagcgcggcggcggggcccgccCGCAGGGCCGGGAGAGCGTCAGGGGCCGGTGCCAGGAGCTCTCTGCCAGGGACTTGCGGCGGCTGAAGCTCCTGGGACACCCCACCCTGGTCTCCACCCCCCTTCACCCTCCGGCGCTAAATACCTCGTTGCTACAAACAGCCATTGCCCGCCGATGCGCGCGCCgatttcctccccttccccctcacccccctttttttaaaaaaaaaaaattattattatttttttaataactacGAAGCTGTTTCTTGGCGTAAAGATGGTTGATTGCGCCGTGGGCGCTGCTCGGTAACCAGCCACCTTCTGCCGCTGCCCCGGCGGCCCCGAGCCGACTTTAGAaatagacacacacacacacacaaaaaaaaaaagaagaaaagaggggaaacaaagcaaaagtaGCCGTAATAGTCTCACCCCAGCCCTTGGCTGCAGGTCAGGGCTCCCTGCAAATTGCACGGGGGTATCTGGGAGGGAGAATTGACGGGAGAAGGATTAAGAGGCGtctttttaaagatttcaggaaagaaacccaaacGTATAAATTAATGCAagataatatatttaaaaatcggagcgggaggggggagggagCCTTTGTTATCAGAGAGGTAAATGAATATGTATTAGGCTGGAGACTCTGGCTGAGGGAGCGGAGCAGCTCCCTTACACAGAGAAAGCTCCCACATTGAGACTCTGCATTGGGTCGCACTCCCCAGTAACGTCTGAAATGCAAcgtttctttgaaaaaaaaaaaaataaggactGTTCCTGAAGGATTTTGGAACAGTTATTGTTTATAATTCTTAAGCATCAGGGGATAAGAGAATTAATATCTTAAAAATTAAGTTCTGTATTCAGTAATTAAGTAGGttcatctgagaaaaaaaatctgctttgttaAGTGAAATATTGGTCAGTATGATTTCATCTGTTTGTAATGCCTGGGTgcttttgaatttaatttattcagtttatgaaaaaaggtggttttaatcactggcagcagcacagatttAAAATGAGGTCTGAGGAACAAACACAGGCTTTCTTAAGCATTCTCAGAAATGGTTTAAAGCAATTTAGGTCTTGAAGGTCATTCTTGTTCCTGTTTTTGTCTGTGAAGTTCAGGCAGCCTCAGATCCAGACTCCAGTGCTGATTGTGGAATCCCCACTAAGTTTTTTCGTTGGACAGATGTGAAGAGGGGAGAGAATAGGTTTGTGCCCCTTTAAATTTAGTTGACAGTTCAGCTACCTATGACGTGAGATCTTGTAAAAAACCTCTATTACTTTTTCAGAATGGCACTGACTTCACTATGTTCAgaagaacaataaaaaattaatacaaatctATGTTTATTACTACAATAATTCTGTATATGTAGGCACAGAGCTTTTGCTCAAAAAATGTTCTGATATCATAGTGTTCAAATTAGGGCTATTACTTTAAAGTTCACTAATGCATCTTGG includes:
- the SOCS2 gene encoding suppressor of cytokine signaling 2, encoding MTLRSAESLESAESSGERWGHPGAAAPVAEESREAEQLAAAMEELRRAGWYWGNMTVAEAKERLQDAPEGTFLVRDSSHSEYLLTISVKTSAGPTNLRIEYQDGKFRLDSITCVRSRLKQFNSVVHLIEYYVLMCKDRTETPSNGTVHLYLNKPLYTSAPSLQHRCRIAINKSTNQIWELPLPTRLKKYLKEYQYQV